The Toxoplasma gondii ME49 chromosome XII, whole genome shotgun sequence genome includes a region encoding these proteins:
- a CDS encoding 6-phosphogluconate dehydrogenase (encoded by transcript TGME49_307850) yields the protein MSCDVGVYGLAVMGLNLSLNMASKGFKVCVCNRTPSKITVAVQKAQEQKLKNYIGIEATSEFVAALKRPRRIVMMVQCGAPVDALIEHFLPLLDKGDCLVDGGNEFFENTERRGRLCAAKGILYMGLGVSGGEEGARYGPSLMPGGSPEVWELMKPILVQIAAKVDPNGAVPAPGATTFTQAELENACVTHIGPGGSGNYVKMVHNGIEYGDMQLIAEAYYLLKYVCGQSNDQMEKTLAQWNKGPLNSYLIELTSKILAKKDSLTDAYLLDKILDAAGSKGTGKWTVQQAAEAGVAVPTIAAGLDMRYISDNIELRQNMAAVYAKSWPAGSSLRSGNETLCGDIEKALLCGKICCYAQGMQLLSVVSERKGWNLNLAEISRIWKGGCIIRAAFLDTMRKAFFASPSLKNLLMDPQIAEIMLANIPSLQRVVATSLSTAFPFGEQSFPIHLSVPCHSASYFYLAANASDRLPLNLVQAQRDAFGSHTFKRIDRDGVFHEENWTTGV from the exons aTGTCGTGCGACGTCGGTGTTTACGGCCTTGCGGTGATGGGTCTGAACCTGTCCCTGAATATGGCCAGCAAGGGATTCAAGGTGTGCGTTTGCAACAGGACACCGAGCAAAATCACTGTTGCCGTCCAAAAGGCCCAGGAGCAAAAACTCAAGAACTACATAGGAATTGAGGCAACAAGTGAATTC GTAGCTGCGCTGAAACGGCCCCGGAGAATCGTGATGATGGTTCAG TGCGGCGCACCGGTGGATGCGCTTATTGAACACTTTCTGCCTCTACTCGACAAGGGCGATTGTTTAGTCGACGGCGGAAATGAATTTTTCGAGAACACAGAGCGCCGTGGAAGACTGTGTGCGGCGAAAGGCATCTT ATACATGGGGCTTGGCGTCAGCGGTGGCGAGGAGGGGGCTCGCTACGGGCCGTCCTTAATGCCGGGCGGGAGTCCCGAGGTGTGGGAACTGATGAAGCCCATTCTGGTGCAAATCGCCGCGAAAGTCGACCCGAACGGAGCTGTCCCTGCCCCGGGAGCTACGACTTTTACACaagcagaactggagaaTGCCTGCGTCACGCACATTGGTCCAGGTGGCTCAGGGAATTACGTTAAGATGGTCCACAACGGCATTGAGTACGGCGACATGCAACTCATTGCAGAG GCCTATTACTTGTTGAAGTATGTGTGCGGCCAGTCCAACGATCAGATGGAAAAAACATTGGCGCAGTGGAATAAAGGCCCTCTCAATTCGTACCTCATCGAGCTGACAAGCAAAATTCTCGCCAAGAAAGACTCTCTCACCGACG CCTACCTTCTGGACAAAATCCTTGACGCAGCTGGATCGAAGGGAACCGGCAAATGGACAGTTCAGCAAGCAGCTGAAGCGGGCGTTGCAGTGCCGACAATCGCTGCTGGCTTGGACATGCGATACATCAGCGACAACATCGAGCTCCGCCAGAACATGGCAGCCGTCTACGCAAAGTCGTGGCCAGCGGGTTCTTCGCTCCGTTCTGGCAACGAAACCCTCTGCG ggGACATAGAGAAGGCACTGCTATGCGGGAAGATTTGCTGCTACGCACAGGGCATGcagcttctttctgtcgtgTCCGAACGCAAGGGGTGGAACCTAAACCTCGCGGAGATTTCCCGGATCTGGAAAG GCGGCTGCATCATTCGAGCAGCTTTCCTCGACACCATGCGGAAGGCCTTTTTCGCGAGTCCATCACTCAAAAACCTCCTCATGGACCCACA GATCGCAGAGATTATGTTAGCGAATATTCCGTCTCTCCAGCGGGTGGTCGCCACCTCTCTCAGCACCGCGTTTCCGTTTGGAGAGCAGTCCTTTCCAATCCATCTGTCAGTTCCGTGTCACTCTGCAAGTTATTTTTACCTCGCCGCAAACGCTAGTGACCGACTGCCTCTGAATTTGGTTCAAGCTCAACGAGATGCTTTCGGTTCACACACATTCAAGCGCATCGATAGGGATGGTGTTTTTCACGAGGAGAACTGGACCACTGGTGTCTGA
- a CDS encoding SF-assemblin/beta giardin protein (encoded by transcript TGME49_307840) translates to MAYAGQSTRSKLAVLSERIHGFEKQMECEAKQRREGEEGRLLAIREAITKLEKTLNAEIKRRVEANKALQAMFESQLLGVQDKLSSVFVEKFEQLQCALDALNDRLAVVEREFTVEREKQTKEWEEKTELLGRDMAAIQNAREQKYDQVREELEEAKRVRERGEEKFQTFVLEEVAALKNGLILESQVGYRCSRNSSPIATF, encoded by the exons ATGGCGTATGCTGGTCAATCAACGAGGTCAAAGCTCGCGGTTTTGAGCGAGCGGATACACGGCTTCGAAAAGCAGATGGAATGCGAAGCAAaacaacgcagagaaggggaggaaggtCGTTTATTGGCAATCAGGGAGGCGATAacgaaactcgagaaaacaCTGAATGCGGAAATCAAGAGACGAGTCGAGGCAAACAAAGCTCTCCAAGCT ATGTTCGAGAGTCAACTCCTTGGAGTGCAAGACAAGTTGTCATCCGTTTTTGTCGAGAAGTTTGAACAACTGCAGTGCGCCCTCGATGCACTTAACGACAGACTTGCCGTGGTTGAAAGAGAGTTTACCGTcgaacgcgagaagcagaccaAGGAGTGGGAGGAAAAAACCGAATTGCTAGGGAGGGACATGGCGGCGATACAG AATGCTCGGGAACAGAAGTATGACCAAGTCAGGGAAGAACTGGAGGAAGCTAAGCGCGTgcgcgagcgaggagaagagaagttcCAAACCTTCGTCCTCGAGGAAGTTGCGGCGCTTAAAAATGGCCTCATTCTCGAGTCTCAGGTGGGCTACCGGTGTAGCAGGAACTCTTCTCCAATTGCGACGTTCTGA